A single Paracoccus pantotrophus DNA region contains:
- a CDS encoding MarR family winged helix-turn-helix transcriptional regulator produces MRKSGNAADRRPVVLELAPEGRALMARLGRIAQAFRAKLLAGLGPEAGVLDRLLSRLAGTETGTP; encoded by the coding sequence GTGCGCAAATCGGGAAACGCGGCCGACCGCCGCCCGGTCGTGCTGGAGCTGGCGCCCGAGGGCCGGGCGCTGATGGCGCGGCTCGGGCGCATCGCCCAGGCCTTCCGGGCCAAGCTGTTGGCCGGACTGGGGCCGGAGGCCGGCGTCCTGGACCGGCTCCTGTCGCGGCTGGCCGGCACGGAAACCGGCACGCCCTAG
- a CDS encoding alpha/beta fold hydrolase: MLNMTMTGMDSDRPPVLLAHGLFGSGRNLGGLARRLGESRRVISVDMRNHGDSFHDPDHGYAALAGDLAQVIAAQGGRADVLGHSMGGKAAMMLALTQPDLVRRLVVMDIAPFAYGHSQSGLIDAMEAVDLAGLRLRSEADARLARHVADPGVRAFLLQSLDLKADPPRWKFNLPALRDQMPQLVGWPVAPRGGFTGPALFLAGEDSDYCRAPQLEAIREYFPQAEIRLIPGAGHWLHADRPAEVAEAVAAFLD, translated from the coding sequence ATGCTGAACATGACCATGACTGGAATGGATTCGGATCGGCCGCCGGTGCTGCTGGCGCATGGGCTGTTCGGATCGGGGCGCAATCTCGGCGGTCTTGCGCGACGCCTGGGCGAAAGCCGGCGGGTGATCTCGGTCGACATGCGCAACCATGGCGACAGTTTCCACGACCCCGACCATGGCTATGCCGCGCTGGCCGGCGACCTGGCCCAGGTGATCGCGGCGCAGGGCGGGCGGGCGGATGTGCTGGGGCATTCGATGGGCGGCAAGGCCGCGATGATGCTGGCGCTGACGCAGCCCGACCTGGTGCGCCGCCTTGTCGTCATGGACATCGCCCCCTTCGCCTATGGCCACAGCCAGAGCGGGCTGATCGACGCCATGGAGGCGGTGGACCTTGCCGGGCTTCGCCTGCGCTCCGAGGCCGATGCGCGGTTGGCCCGGCATGTCGCCGATCCGGGCGTGCGGGCATTTCTGCTGCAATCGCTGGACTTGAAGGCCGATCCGCCGCGCTGGAAGTTCAACCTGCCGGCGCTGCGGGACCAGATGCCCCAACTGGTCGGCTGGCCGGTGGCGCCCAGGGGCGGTTTCACCGGTCCCGCGCTGTTCCTGGCGGGCGAAGATTCGGATTACTGCCGCGCGCCGCAGCTCGAGGCGATCCGCGAATATTTCCCCCAGGCCGAGATCCGCCTCATTCCCGGCGCGGGGCATTGGCTGCATGCGGACCGCCCGGCCGAGGTCGCCGAGGCGGTGGCGGCATTCCTGGACTGA
- a CDS encoding SDR family NAD(P)-dependent oxidoreductase, protein MGLLEGKFAVVTGAASPRGLGKATAQLFAEHGATVAILDLDADQARAAAADLGEGHVGLACDVTDLDACRRAADALLQRWGRIDVLVNNAGITQPLKVMDIAPGNYDAVLDVNLRGTLYMSQAVIPAMRERKAGSIVNLSSVSAQRGGGIFGGPHYSAAKAGVLGLTKAMARELAPQNIRVNAVCPGFIATDITAGKLTPEMMDGILAGIPMGRAGEARDVAGCCLFLASDLASYCTGTEVDVNGGSLIH, encoded by the coding sequence ATGGGCCTGCTGGAAGGAAAATTCGCGGTGGTGACGGGCGCGGCTTCGCCACGCGGCCTGGGCAAGGCCACGGCACAACTCTTTGCCGAACATGGCGCCACCGTCGCCATTCTGGACCTCGATGCCGATCAGGCCAGGGCGGCTGCAGCGGATCTGGGCGAAGGCCATGTCGGGCTGGCCTGCGACGTGACCGACCTCGACGCCTGCAGACGCGCGGCGGACGCGTTGCTGCAACGCTGGGGCCGCATCGACGTGCTGGTCAACAATGCCGGCATCACGCAGCCGCTGAAGGTGATGGATATCGCGCCCGGAAACTATGACGCGGTTCTGGACGTGAACCTGCGCGGCACGCTCTACATGAGCCAGGCGGTCATTCCCGCCATGCGCGAACGGAAGGCGGGCAGCATCGTCAACCTGTCCTCGGTCTCGGCGCAGCGTGGCGGCGGCATCTTCGGCGGGCCGCATTACTCGGCGGCCAAGGCCGGCGTGCTGGGCCTGACCAAGGCCATGGCGCGCGAACTGGCGCCGCAGAACATCCGCGTGAACGCGGTCTGCCCCGGCTTCATCGCCACCGACATCACCGCCGGCAAGCTGACGCCCGAGATGATGGACGGCATCCTTGCCGGCATCCCGATGGGCCGCGCCGGCGAGGCGCGCGATGTCGCGGGCTGCTGCCTGTTTCTGGCCTCGGATCTGGCGTCCTATTGCACCGGAACCGAGGTCGACGTGAACGGCGGCTCGCTCATCCACTGA
- a CDS encoding entericidin A/B family lipoprotein: protein MRRMITVGLCLAGMAVAGCETMQGAGRDMQTAGQLLSEQAANSQVQMGQPAPYGAAPAPYAPPEAAPAPY from the coding sequence ATGCGTCGGATGATCACGGTCGGCCTTTGCCTGGCCGGAATGGCAGTCGCGGGTTGCGAAACGATGCAGGGCGCGGGGCGCGACATGCAGACCGCGGGGCAGTTGCTGAGCGAACAGGCGGCCAACAGCCAGGTGCAGATGGGGCAACCGGCCCCCTATGGGGCCGCGCCCGCCCCCTATGCACCGCCGGAAGCGGCACCCGCGCCCTATTGA
- a CDS encoding transketolase family protein, translating into MTLASMKRKYEPRKLPEGPRVATTAMIASLAAEGYDTVAAPFGHALVEAAKRDDRIVGLSADLAKYTDLHIFAQAMPDRFYQMGMAEQLLMSAAAGLAREGFNPFATTYAVFASRRAYDFIAMAIAEENLPVKIVCALPGLTTGYGPSHQATEDLAIFRGLPNMTVIDPCDADDIIGMVPQIAAHDGPVYSRLPRGKVPSVLTRHKPDYRFQLGKAQVIREGKDVLIVSTGFMTMRALDAAEALARDGVDAAVLHVPTIKPLDTETILVEARKGGRLVVTAENHTVVGGLGEAVATTLLRNGVTPAFRMIGLPDQFLEAGALPTLHEMYGLTVGKIAERIKGWL; encoded by the coding sequence ATGACGCTGGCATCCATGAAGCGCAAATACGAACCGCGCAAGCTGCCCGAGGGGCCGCGCGTGGCGACCACGGCGATGATCGCCTCGCTGGCGGCCGAGGGCTATGACACCGTGGCGGCACCCTTCGGCCATGCGCTGGTCGAGGCGGCGAAGCGGGACGACAGGATCGTCGGCCTGTCCGCCGACCTGGCCAAATATACCGACCTGCACATCTTCGCGCAGGCGATGCCCGACCGTTTCTACCAGATGGGCATGGCCGAGCAGCTGCTGATGTCGGCCGCCGCCGGGTTGGCGCGCGAGGGCTTCAACCCCTTTGCGACGACCTATGCGGTCTTTGCCAGCCGCCGCGCCTATGACTTCATCGCCATGGCCATCGCCGAGGAGAACCTGCCGGTCAAGATCGTCTGCGCCCTGCCGGGCCTGACCACCGGCTACGGCCCCAGCCACCAGGCGACCGAGGATCTGGCGATCTTCCGCGGGTTGCCGAACATGACCGTCATCGATCCCTGCGACGCCGACGACATCATCGGCATGGTGCCGCAGATCGCCGCCCATGACGGCCCGGTCTACAGCCGGCTGCCGCGCGGCAAGGTGCCCTCGGTGCTGACCCGCCACAAGCCGGACTACAGGTTCCAGTTGGGCAAGGCGCAGGTGATCCGCGAAGGCAAGGACGTGCTGATCGTCTCGACCGGGTTCATGACCATGCGCGCGCTGGATGCCGCCGAGGCGCTGGCCCGCGATGGGGTCGATGCGGCGGTGCTGCATGTGCCGACGATCAAGCCGCTGGATACCGAGACGATCCTGGTCGAGGCCCGCAAGGGCGGGCGGCTGGTGGTCACGGCCGAGAACCACACCGTCGTCGGCGGCCTGGGCGAGGCCGTCGCCACCACGTTGCTGCGCAATGGCGTCACGCCGGCCTTCCGCATGATCGGCCTGCCGGACCAGTTCCTGGAGGCCGGCGCCCTGCCGACCCTGCACGAGATGTACGGCCTGACGGTCGGCAAGATCGCCGAACGCATCAAGGGCTGGCTGTAA
- the glyA gene encoding serine hydroxymethyltransferase produces the protein MTDTGFFTETLDSRDPDIFGAIRKELGRQRDEIELIASENIVSKAVLEAQGSVLTNKYAEGYPGKRYYGGCQYVDIVETLAIERAKELFDCAYANVQPNSGSQMNQAVFLALLQPGDTFMGLDLNSGGHLTHGSPVNMSGKWFNVVSYGVRQQDQLLDMDEIRKSAHEHKPKLILAGGTAYSRVWDWAEFRKIADEVGAWLMVDMAHIAGLVAGGQHPSPLPHAHVVTTTTHKSLRGPRGGMVLTNDAEIAKKINSAVFPGLQGGPLMHVIAAKAVAFGEALRPEFKDYAAQVVANARAMADELMKGGIDIVSGGTDNHLCLADLRPKGVTGKATEAALGRAHITCNKNGVPFDPEKPFVTSGIRLGAPAGTTRGFKEEEFRQIARWIVEVVDGLAANGEEGNAEVEARVKAEVEALCARFPLYNGM, from the coding sequence ATGACCGATACCGGATTCTTCACCGAGACGCTGGACAGCCGCGACCCCGACATCTTCGGCGCCATCCGCAAGGAACTCGGCCGCCAGCGCGACGAGATCGAGCTCATCGCCTCGGAAAACATCGTCTCCAAGGCCGTGCTGGAAGCGCAGGGCTCGGTGCTGACCAACAAATATGCCGAGGGCTATCCGGGCAAGCGCTATTACGGCGGCTGCCAATATGTCGACATCGTCGAGACCCTGGCGATCGAACGCGCCAAGGAACTGTTCGATTGCGCCTATGCCAACGTCCAGCCGAACTCGGGCAGCCAGATGAACCAGGCGGTGTTCCTGGCGCTGTTGCAGCCGGGCGACACCTTCATGGGGCTGGACCTCAATTCGGGCGGGCACCTGACGCATGGCTCGCCGGTCAACATGTCGGGCAAGTGGTTCAACGTCGTCAGCTACGGCGTGCGCCAGCAGGACCAGCTGCTGGACATGGACGAGATCCGCAAGTCGGCGCATGAACACAAGCCCAAGCTGATCCTGGCCGGCGGCACCGCCTATTCGCGCGTCTGGGACTGGGCCGAGTTCCGCAAGATCGCCGACGAGGTCGGGGCCTGGCTGATGGTCGACATGGCCCATATCGCGGGCCTGGTGGCCGGCGGCCAGCATCCCTCGCCGCTGCCGCATGCCCATGTCGTGACCACCACCACGCATAAATCGCTGCGCGGCCCGCGCGGCGGCATGGTGCTGACCAACGATGCCGAGATCGCCAAGAAGATCAACTCGGCGGTGTTCCCCGGCCTGCAGGGCGGCCCGCTGATGCATGTCATCGCCGCCAAGGCCGTGGCCTTCGGCGAGGCGCTGCGCCCCGAGTTCAAGGACTATGCCGCGCAGGTCGTCGCCAATGCCCGCGCCATGGCGGACGAGCTGATGAAGGGCGGCATCGACATCGTCTCGGGCGGCACCGACAACCACCTGTGCCTGGCCGACCTGCGCCCGAAAGGCGTGACCGGCAAGGCGACCGAGGCGGCGCTGGGTCGCGCCCATATCACCTGCAACAAGAACGGCGTGCCCTTTGACCCGGAAAAGCCCTTCGTGACCTCGGGCATCCGGCTCGGCGCACCCGCCGGCACCACCCGCGGCTTCAAGGAAGAGGAGTTCCGCCAGATCGCCCGCTGGATCGTCGAGGTCGTCGACGGCCTGGCCGCCAATGGCGAGGAAGGCAATGCCGAGGTGGAGGCCCGCGTCAAGGCCGAGGTCGAGGCGCTTTGCGCCCGTTTCCCGCTTTATAACGGCATGTGA
- a CDS encoding TRAP transporter small permease has protein sequence MTGALHPDTAGKEGRPAPPVLRGIVAALDMSGRLVCVATLIVLFVGLMANVVLRYVYGQGLDWAYEIHAILLPWMIAGGVVIATVHSRNIAITILPDLLSDSGRRVLFILVSVLTLLISVFVVWSAFPIIRAAQYQRLSALGGISQLWGYASLVYGFGGIAVICACDLIAALMGRTLRYVETASSLS, from the coding sequence ATGACCGGCGCGCTTCATCCCGACACCGCCGGAAAGGAGGGACGCCCGGCGCCCCCCGTCCTGCGCGGCATCGTCGCGGCACTGGACATGTCGGGGCGGCTGGTCTGCGTCGCGACCCTGATCGTGCTTTTCGTGGGGCTGATGGCCAATGTTGTCCTGCGCTATGTCTATGGCCAGGGGCTGGATTGGGCCTATGAAATCCATGCCATCCTGCTGCCCTGGATGATCGCGGGCGGGGTGGTGATCGCCACCGTCCACAGCCGCAACATCGCCATCACCATCCTGCCGGACCTGCTGTCCGACAGCGGCCGCAGGGTGCTGTTCATCCTCGTTTCGGTGCTGACGCTGCTGATCTCGGTCTTCGTGGTCTGGTCCGCGTTCCCGATCATCCGCGCAGCGCAATACCAGCGTCTCAGCGCCCTGGGCGGGATCAGCCAGCTTTGGGGCTATGCCAGCCTCGTCTACGGCTTCGGCGGCATCGCCGTGATCTGCGCCTGCGACCTGATCGCCGCGCTGATGGGGCGGACGCTGCGCTATGTCGAAACCGCTTCTAGCCTGAGCTGA
- a CDS encoding transketolase → MTVASRASAASNVSLALRAWNIRRKALLMGEVQRQGYIGQALGVADVLAASYFHALKYDPKDPEWEGRDRFLLSIGHYAIALYAVLMEAGILPEEELETYGMDDSRMPMSGMASYTPGMEITGGSLGHGLGIAVGMAMGLKRKNSSAFVYNLMSDGELGEGSTWEAVMSGVQHRLDNLICLVDFNDQQADGKSTAALAQGDERAKWETFGWHAQRVDGNDLDAVVAAFDAARSTDHPGPRVIIFDTTMCKGVDFLEKREITHFVRVEADEWAKALAVLEEGKPQ, encoded by the coding sequence ATGACAGTTGCCAGCCGCGCTTCTGCGGCGTCCAACGTTTCGTTGGCGCTGCGGGCATGGAATATTCGTCGCAAGGCCCTGCTGATGGGCGAGGTGCAGAGACAGGGCTATATCGGCCAGGCGCTCGGCGTGGCCGATGTGCTGGCCGCATCCTATTTCCACGCGTTGAAATACGATCCGAAGGATCCGGAATGGGAAGGCCGCGACCGCTTCCTGCTGTCGATCGGGCATTACGCCATCGCGCTTTACGCCGTGCTGATGGAAGCCGGCATCCTGCCCGAGGAAGAGCTTGAAACCTACGGCATGGACGATTCCCGCATGCCGATGTCGGGCATGGCCTCCTATACGCCGGGGATGGAGATCACCGGCGGTTCCCTGGGCCATGGCCTCGGCATCGCCGTCGGCATGGCGATGGGGCTGAAGCGCAAGAACAGTTCGGCCTTCGTCTACAACCTGATGTCGGATGGCGAGCTGGGCGAGGGATCGACCTGGGAGGCGGTGATGTCCGGCGTCCAGCATAGGCTGGACAACCTGATCTGCCTTGTCGATTTCAACGACCAGCAGGCCGACGGAAAATCGACCGCCGCGCTGGCCCAGGGCGACGAGCGTGCCAAATGGGAAACCTTCGGCTGGCACGCGCAACGGGTCGACGGCAACGATCTGGATGCCGTGGTCGCCGCCTTCGATGCGGCGCGGTCCACCGACCACCCCGGCCCCCGCGTGATCATCTTCGACACCACAATGTGCAAGGGCGTCGATTTCCTGGAGAAGCGCGAGATCACGCATTTCGTTCGCGTCGAAGCCGATGAATGGGCCAAGGCCCTGGCCGTTCTGGAAGAGGGGAAACCGCAATGA
- a CDS encoding NAD kinase, giving the protein MKMHFIASSTETAVTAAETLSARYGHVPIREAEVIVALGGDGLMLSVMHQNRGLPVYGMNRGTVGFLMNAYCEDDLPGRIRAAEETVVNPLAMTAGTTDGHEHCALAINEVSMLRAGPQAARLRISVNGRVRMEELICDGALLSTPAGSTAYNYSANGPILPLGSDVLALTAIAPFRPRRWRGAILPKSATVRIDVLDPDKRPVMADADSRGVDSVLWVEIRSENTIRHRLLFDPGHGLEERLIREQFV; this is encoded by the coding sequence ATGAAGATGCATTTCATCGCCTCCAGTACCGAAACCGCCGTGACCGCGGCCGAGACGCTGTCGGCGCGCTACGGCCATGTGCCGATCCGCGAGGCCGAGGTGATCGTGGCGCTGGGCGGCGACGGGCTGATGCTGTCGGTCATGCACCAGAACCGCGGCCTGCCGGTCTATGGCATGAACCGGGGCACGGTGGGCTTTCTGATGAATGCCTATTGCGAGGACGATCTGCCCGGCCGCATCCGCGCCGCCGAGGAAACCGTGGTCAACCCCTTGGCCATGACCGCCGGCACCACCGACGGGCACGAGCATTGCGCGCTGGCGATCAACGAGGTCAGCATGCTGCGCGCCGGCCCGCAGGCGGCGCGGCTGCGCATCAGCGTGAACGGCCGGGTGCGCATGGAGGAGCTGATCTGCGACGGCGCGCTGCTCTCCACCCCCGCCGGCTCGACCGCCTACAATTATTCGGCGAACGGGCCGATCCTGCCGCTCGGTTCGGATGTGCTGGCGCTGACCGCCATCGCGCCCTTCCGGCCGCGGCGCTGGCGCGGCGCCATCCTGCCCAAGTCGGCGACGGTGCGCATCGACGTGCTCGACCCCGACAAGCGCCCGGTGATGGCCGATGCCGATTCGCGCGGCGTCGACTCGGTGCTCTGGGTCGAGATCCGTTCCGAGAACACCATCCGGCACCGGCTGCTTTTCGATCCCGGCCACGGGCTCGAGGAACGGCTGATCCGCGAACAATTCGTCTGA
- a CDS encoding peptide chain release factor 3 encodes MMNRPDLPPEIARRRTFAIISHPDAGKTTLTEKFLLFGGAIQMAGQVRAKGEARRTRSDFMKMEQDRGISVSASAMSFDFGPYRFNLVDTPGHSDFSEDTYRTLTAVDAAIMVIDGAKGVESQTRKLFEVCRLRDLPILTFCNKMDRESRDTFEIIDEIQENLAIDVAPVSWPIGMGRDFIGAYDLLHDRLEIMDRADRNKVAESIQISGLDDPKLADHVPAELLEKLREELEMARELLPAFDRKSFLEGHMTPIWFGSAINSFGVKELMTGIGEFGPQPQPQNAAERQIAPEEKPVTGFVFKVQANMDPKHRDRVAFVRLASGHFERGMKLLHVRSKKPMAVSNPVLFLAADRELAEEAWAGDIIGIPNHGQLRIGDALTEGEALRFTGIPSFAPELLQTVRAGDPMKAKHLEKALMQFAEEGAAKVFKPMIGSGFIVGVVGALQFEVLASRIELEYGLPVRFESSQFTSARWVSGPKDKVETFANANKGHMAQDHDGDLVYLTRLQWDIDRVGRDHPELKLTATKEMMV; translated from the coding sequence ATGATGAACCGTCCCGATCTTCCGCCCGAAATCGCCCGCCGCCGCACCTTTGCGATCATCTCGCACCCGGACGCGGGCAAGACCACGCTGACCGAGAAGTTCCTGCTGTTCGGCGGCGCGATCCAGATGGCCGGCCAGGTCCGCGCCAAGGGCGAGGCGCGGCGCACCCGCTCGGACTTCATGAAGATGGAGCAGGACCGGGGGATCTCGGTTTCCGCCTCGGCCATGAGCTTCGATTTCGGGCCCTATCGCTTCAACCTGGTGGACACGCCCGGCCACAGCGATTTCTCCGAGGATACCTATCGCACGCTGACGGCGGTGGACGCCGCGATCATGGTCATCGACGGCGCCAAGGGCGTCGAAAGCCAGACCCGCAAGCTGTTCGAGGTCTGCCGGCTGCGCGACCTGCCGATCCTGACCTTCTGCAACAAGATGGACCGCGAAAGCCGCGACACCTTCGAGATCATCGACGAGATCCAGGAAAACCTGGCCATCGACGTGGCGCCGGTCAGCTGGCCCATCGGCATGGGCCGCGACTTCATCGGCGCCTATGATCTCTTGCACGACCGGCTGGAGATCATGGACCGCGCCGACCGCAACAAGGTGGCCGAGTCGATCCAGATTTCCGGCCTGGACGACCCGAAGCTGGCCGATCACGTCCCCGCCGAACTGCTGGAGAAGCTGCGCGAAGAGCTGGAGATGGCGCGCGAACTCTTGCCCGCCTTCGACCGCAAGTCCTTTCTGGAAGGGCACATGACGCCGATCTGGTTCGGCTCGGCCATTAACAGCTTCGGCGTCAAGGAGCTGATGACCGGCATCGGCGAGTTCGGCCCGCAGCCGCAGCCGCAGAACGCCGCCGAGCGCCAGATCGCGCCCGAGGAAAAGCCGGTGACCGGCTTCGTCTTCAAGGTGCAGGCCAACATGGATCCCAAGCATCGCGACCGTGTGGCCTTCGTCCGCCTGGCCTCGGGGCATTTCGAGCGGGGGATGAAGCTTCTGCACGTGCGCTCGAAAAAGCCGATGGCGGTATCGAACCCGGTGCTGTTCCTGGCCGCCGATCGCGAACTGGCCGAGGAGGCCTGGGCCGGCGACATCATCGGCATCCCCAACCACGGCCAGTTGCGCATCGGCGATGCGCTGACCGAGGGCGAGGCGCTGCGCTTCACCGGCATCCCGAGCTTTGCGCCGGAACTGCTGCAGACCGTGCGCGCGGGCGATCCGATGAAAGCCAAGCATCTGGAAAAGGCGCTGATGCAATTCGCCGAGGAGGGCGCGGCCAAGGTGTTCAAGCCGATGATCGGCTCGGGCTTCATCGTCGGCGTGGTGGGCGCGCTGCAATTCGAGGTGCTGGCGAGCCGGATCGAGCTGGAATACGGCCTGCCGGTGCGCTTCGAATCCTCGCAATTCACCAGCGCCCGCTGGGTGTCCGGGCCCAAGGATAAGGTCGAGACCTTTGCCAATGCCAACAAGGGCCACATGGCGCAGGACCACGACGGCGACCTGGTTTACCTGACCCGCCTGCAATGGGACATCGACCGCGTCGGGCGCGACCACCCCGAATTGAAGCTGACGGCGACGAAGGAAATGATGGTGTAA
- a CDS encoding TraR/DksA family transcriptional regulator, translating to MVPDMRKTMLLMRRKALLADLACIGDALRVAPAPDSRRAGGAQENILQALGKVQRIEVARIEAALRRMESGDYGICTGCGTTIAPARLDLLPDTPVCGDCASAA from the coding sequence ATGGTTCCAGATATGCGCAAGACCATGCTGCTGATGCGCCGCAAGGCCCTTCTTGCCGATCTTGCCTGCATCGGGGATGCGCTGCGGGTTGCCCCGGCCCCCGATTCGCGCAGGGCGGGCGGCGCGCAAGAGAATATCTTGCAGGCGCTCGGCAAGGTTCAGCGCATCGAGGTGGCGCGTATCGAGGCAGCCCTGCGCCGCATGGAAAGCGGCGATTACGGGATTTGCACCGGCTGCGGAACCACCATTGCGCCGGCGCGGCTGGACCTGCTGCCTGACACGCCGGTTTGCGGGGATTGCGCCAGCGCCGCCTGA
- a CDS encoding TRAP transporter substrate-binding protein has product MNCTILGAILSSTVFAGAAAADTIILAHAQPPGNPRSLAAEFFAEKLSACTQGRITVNVAGAATMGDDVEALTSTSANVIQITANSQGATAQIVPELNVIGLPFLFADAPSAWKAIDGEIRAQIDERAQNAGLKLLGFWDNGIRHVSHLSRSITTPADLKGVKIRTPPDDMTIAIFKALGANPAPLTFAELPTALQSGVFEAQENPLTNIYSSKLHEITRHISLTGHKYETSPLLASMAWWASLSPEDQDCVQTSADEATAFQRQTAEEQEVEVRQKLEAEGAIVTELEDRQAFIDATAGVYDEYRARFPELVDAIIAESAK; this is encoded by the coding sequence ATGAACTGCACCATCCTTGGGGCAATCCTGTCCAGCACCGTCTTTGCCGGTGCCGCCGCCGCCGACACCATCATCCTGGCCCATGCGCAGCCGCCGGGCAATCCGCGCTCGCTGGCGGCCGAGTTCTTCGCCGAAAAGCTGTCGGCCTGCACCCAGGGCCGCATCACCGTCAACGTGGCGGGCGCCGCGACGATGGGCGACGATGTCGAGGCGCTGACCTCGACCTCGGCCAATGTGATCCAGATCACCGCCAACAGCCAGGGCGCCACGGCGCAGATCGTGCCCGAGTTGAACGTGATCGGCCTGCCCTTCCTGTTCGCCGATGCGCCCAGCGCCTGGAAGGCGATCGACGGCGAGATCAGGGCGCAGATCGACGAAAGGGCGCAGAATGCCGGGCTGAAGCTGCTGGGCTTCTGGGACAACGGCATCCGCCATGTCAGCCACCTGTCCCGGTCGATCACCACGCCGGCCGACCTCAAGGGCGTCAAGATCCGCACGCCGCCCGACGACATGACCATCGCGATCTTCAAGGCGCTTGGCGCGAACCCGGCGCCGCTGACCTTCGCGGAACTGCCGACCGCGCTGCAATCGGGGGTCTTCGAGGCGCAGGAGAACCCGCTGACGAACATCTATTCGTCCAAGCTGCACGAGATCACCAGACATATCTCGCTGACCGGCCATAAATACGAGACCTCGCCGCTGCTGGCCAGCATGGCCTGGTGGGCGTCGCTGTCGCCCGAGGATCAGGATTGCGTCCAGACCTCCGCCGACGAGGCGACGGCGTTCCAGAGGCAGACTGCCGAAGAGCAGGAGGTGGAGGTCCGCCAGAAGCTGGAGGCCGAGGGCGCCATCGTCACCGAACTCGAAGATCGTCAGGCTTTCATCGACGCGACGGCGGGGGTCTATGACGAATATCGCGCCCGCTTCCCGGAACTGGTCGATGCGATCATCGCCGAGTCCGCAAAATGA
- a CDS encoding entericidin A/B family lipoprotein → MRKIIHVSPLLALLALAACQTVQGAGRDLQSAGQAISRESQEAQAGM, encoded by the coding sequence ATGCGTAAAATTATTCACGTTTCGCCCCTGCTTGCGCTGCTGGCCCTGGCCGCCTGCCAGACGGTGCAGGGCGCCGGGCGCGACCTGCAAAGCGCCGGGCAGGCGATCAGCCGGGAAAGCCAGGAAGCCCAGGCGGGCATGTGA